In the genome of Fulvivirga maritima, one region contains:
- a CDS encoding alpha/beta fold hydrolase — protein sequence MELNYKVIGEGKPLIILHGVFGSADNWLTIAKELAEHHFKVYLLDQRNHGDSPHIDEFSYQAMADDLHEFIEKHELDKPFILGHSMGGKAAMKFSVNYSDEWEKMIVVDIAPKAYPVHHDKILAGLKSIDLDAIKSRGDADKQLAEHVPDLGTRQFLLKNLARNDSGGYKWKLNLEVIDKNIEAIGEGQEDRLAIEKEVLFIRGGKSDYVKDSDIILITQLFPNAEVKTIAGAGHWVHAEKSKEVIELILDFLR from the coding sequence ATGGAATTAAATTATAAAGTAATAGGAGAGGGAAAGCCTCTAATTATACTACACGGCGTATTCGGATCAGCAGATAACTGGCTCACTATAGCTAAAGAACTAGCAGAACATCACTTTAAAGTATATTTATTAGATCAAAGGAATCATGGAGATTCACCCCACATCGATGAGTTCTCTTACCAGGCTATGGCCGATGATCTGCATGAGTTTATAGAGAAGCATGAGCTTGATAAGCCATTTATCTTAGGCCACTCCATGGGTGGAAAAGCGGCTATGAAATTTTCTGTTAACTATTCTGATGAATGGGAAAAAATGATAGTGGTAGATATTGCGCCAAAGGCTTACCCTGTACATCATGATAAAATATTGGCAGGATTAAAATCAATTGATCTAGATGCCATTAAATCTAGGGGAGATGCGGATAAGCAACTGGCTGAGCATGTTCCTGACTTAGGCACCAGACAATTTCTACTAAAAAACCTTGCCAGGAATGACAGCGGTGGCTATAAGTGGAAGCTTAATCTGGAGGTAATAGATAAAAATATAGAAGCCATTGGAGAAGGCCAGGAAGATAGACTTGCTATCGAGAAAGAAGTTTTGTTTATCAGAGGTGGTAAATCAGACTATGTAAAAGATAGCGATATTATCCTTATCACTCAGCTATTTCCTAACGCTGAAGTAAAAACCATAGCAGGCGCTGGCCACTGGGTACATGCAGAAAAAAGTAAGGAAGTGATAGAGCTTATTCTGGATTTCCTCAGATAA
- a CDS encoding DUF2905 domain-containing protein, whose product MGKVLIIIGVVLIIIGIILHFEIKIPLLGKLPGDINIKRENFRFYFPVMTSIILSVLLSLIIYIIQKLKG is encoded by the coding sequence ATGGGAAAAGTGCTGATCATTATAGGAGTGGTTCTTATTATAATAGGTATAATACTCCACTTCGAAATAAAAATACCTTTATTAGGAAAGCTCCCTGGTGATATTAACATCAAAAGGGAAAACTTTCGATTTTACTTTCCTGTAATGACCAGCATAATATTAAGTGTGCTGTTATCATTAATTATTTACATTATCCAGAAGTTAAAAGGGTAA
- a CDS encoding AraC family transcriptional regulator: MAKKPRIEKINPAFGTSFHVKRYADPCRNKLPYWHIHPEMEIAYVKGGSGKRHIGNQMSYFSNGDLIFIGANLPHFGFTDRLTANSSETIIQMREDFLGPGFFDLPEMSVIKKLIERSKRGIVFHGDTKEQTGEKIENLVNLEPLERIVSLLGILKELAISEEYTVLNVDGYAMEIEPQDNERINSVYQYVRQNFQRAISLEEISDKVSMTVPAFCRYFKKISGKTFTQFVNEYRLVHASKLLSESHTSITEISFECGFNNFSHFNKQFKAFTGKSPSKYRSELKKVLN; this comes from the coding sequence ATGGCAAAAAAACCTAGAATAGAAAAGATTAACCCTGCGTTTGGAACATCATTTCATGTGAAAAGATACGCAGATCCGTGCAGAAATAAGCTACCATACTGGCATATACACCCAGAAATGGAAATTGCATATGTAAAAGGAGGTAGTGGTAAAAGACATATAGGTAATCAGATGTCCTATTTTAGCAATGGAGATTTGATATTTATAGGTGCTAATTTACCACACTTTGGATTTACTGACAGGCTTACGGCCAACAGCTCAGAAACCATTATCCAAATGAGAGAGGATTTTTTGGGCCCTGGCTTTTTTGATTTGCCAGAAATGTCTGTAATTAAAAAGTTAATAGAACGCTCTAAAAGAGGAATAGTATTCCATGGTGACACTAAAGAGCAAACAGGTGAAAAAATAGAAAACCTGGTAAACCTGGAACCTCTGGAAAGAATTGTTAGCCTGCTAGGCATTTTGAAAGAACTCGCCATTTCAGAAGAATACACTGTTCTTAATGTAGATGGCTATGCTATGGAAATAGAACCTCAGGATAATGAAAGGATCAATTCTGTATATCAATATGTGAGACAAAATTTCCAAAGAGCCATAAGTCTGGAAGAAATATCAGATAAAGTGAGCATGACCGTTCCTGCTTTTTGTAGGTACTTTAAAAAAATATCCGGCAAAACTTTTACTCAGTTTGTAAATGAGTACAGATTGGTACATGCCTCTAAATTGCTTTCAGAAAGCCATACCAGTATTACAGAAATATCTTTCGAATGTGGATTCAATAACTTTTCGCATTTCAATAAGCAGTTTAAAG